The proteins below are encoded in one region of Paenisporosarcina cavernae:
- the ytpR gene encoding YtpR family tRNA-binding protein: protein MTQAFYNNNGIGDVLLVQLNDTKPQEIITETKGDITLIKDEANTILGFNLFKASTYFHWEEQGAIEWNEEKIAAVKEALNKNNVSLTFEVDLSPKFVVGYIVSKDAHPNADKLSVCQVDVGEETVQIVCGAPNVAAGQKVVVAKVGAVMPSGMHIKDSELRGLASAGMICSAKELNLPNAPQEKGILVLEENAEIGSKFM from the coding sequence ATGACACAAGCGTTTTACAACAACAACGGAATTGGAGATGTACTTTTAGTACAACTAAATGATACAAAACCGCAAGAAATTATAACGGAAACAAAAGGCGATATCACGCTTATTAAAGATGAAGCAAATACGATTCTTGGGTTTAATTTGTTTAAAGCAAGTACCTATTTCCACTGGGAAGAACAAGGTGCAATCGAATGGAACGAAGAAAAAATTGCGGCAGTGAAAGAAGCGCTAAACAAAAATAACGTTTCCTTAACCTTTGAAGTAGATTTATCTCCAAAATTTGTCGTAGGGTATATTGTATCTAAAGATGCACATCCAAATGCGGACAAATTAAGTGTATGTCAAGTAGATGTAGGAGAAGAAACGGTACAAATCGTATGTGGAGCTCCAAACGTCGCTGCTGGACAAAAAGTTGTTGTAGCTAAAGTAGGAGCGGTTATGCCATCTGGGATGCACATAAAAGACTCAGAACTACGAGGATTAGCTTCCGCAGGAATGATCTGCTCCGCTAAAGAGTTAAATCTTCCAAATGCTCCACAAGAAAAAGGTATTCTTGTATTAGAAGAAAATGCAGAAATTGGTTCGAAATTTATGTAA
- a CDS encoding thioredoxin family protein, with amino-acid sequence MMELETTEQLQGFKNGDFTVFHFTADWCPDCRFLDPILPTIENEHPEITFVTIDRDKFIDVCVGMDIFGIPSFVAFKNGNEVGRFVSKERKTKEEIEQFLHTL; translated from the coding sequence ATGATGGAGTTGGAGACAACTGAACAACTGCAAGGCTTTAAAAATGGTGATTTCACGGTTTTTCATTTTACAGCAGACTGGTGTCCTGATTGCAGATTTTTAGACCCCATATTACCAACCATTGAAAACGAACATCCAGAAATAACGTTTGTTACGATTGATCGAGACAAATTTATCGATGTATGTGTTGGAATGGATATTTTTGGGATACCAAGTTTTGTTGCCTTCAAAAATGGTAATGAAGTAGGTAGATTTGTTAGTAAAGAACGAAAAACAAAAGAAGAAATTGAACAGTTTTTACACACTTTATAA
- a CDS encoding YtxH domain-containing protein — protein MTHYKPNYNNPEYNEQFYREKSRQTESYLPQPKEYSPDYYSNSMYTSDEVNGKDFLIGALVGGVIGAAAALFLAPKTGKELRENVSTQAVNLKDKTAEFSTTAKEKTSQLSSQLKEQSTTMMEKVKSKKGTTGPMDDGTASSEGEEPIDFVETIEQTIENSSAETPTSQALKEAVEEQK, from the coding sequence ATGACACACTATAAACCAAATTATAATAATCCAGAGTACAATGAACAATTTTACCGAGAGAAATCTCGCCAAACAGAATCTTACTTGCCACAACCAAAGGAGTACTCTCCCGATTATTATTCCAATTCTATGTATACTTCAGATGAAGTGAATGGAAAAGATTTTTTAATTGGCGCACTTGTTGGGGGTGTAATTGGAGCGGCAGCAGCACTGTTTTTAGCTCCGAAAACAGGAAAAGAACTTCGTGAAAACGTTTCGACACAAGCAGTTAATTTAAAAGATAAGACAGCAGAATTTTCTACAACAGCAAAAGAAAAAACGTCTCAATTATCTTCTCAATTGAAAGAGCAATCCACAACTATGATGGAAAAAGTGAAGTCCAAAAAAGGTACAACAGGTCCGATGGATGATGGAACTGCATCTTCAGAAGGAGAAGAACCAATTGATTTTGTAGAAACAATCGAACAAACAATTGAAAATTCTTCTGCTGAAACTCCCACTTCACAAGCACTAAAAGAAGCTGTGGAAGAACAAAAATAA
- a CDS encoding DUF948 domain-containing protein — protein sequence MENLLYIAALIAAIAFLVLCVGLAMTLFSLKKTLNSVSQTMAGLEGQLQGVTRETTDLLHKTNGLAADIQVKSEKLNTVVDAVKNVGESVNGLNTSVRRITSSISTEVERNEDKIAQVVQWSNVAFGIRDKWKEKKAIEEARAASTIRRNVNDTL from the coding sequence ATGGAAAATTTGTTATACATAGCAGCGTTAATTGCCGCCATCGCATTTTTAGTGCTTTGTGTAGGTTTAGCTATGACGTTATTTTCATTGAAAAAGACGTTAAACAGTGTCTCTCAGACAATGGCTGGTCTTGAAGGGCAGTTACAAGGAGTGACAAGAGAAACGACTGATTTACTGCATAAAACAAATGGATTAGCTGCAGACATTCAAGTGAAATCTGAAAAATTGAATACTGTAGTAGATGCAGTGAAGAATGTAGGAGAATCCGTTAATGGTTTAAACACATCTGTGCGAAGAATTACTTCTTCTATATCAACAGAAGTGGAACGAAATGAAGACAAGATTGCACAAGTAGTGCAGTGGAGTAATGTCGCATTTGGTATCCGAGATAAATGGAAAGAAAAGAAAGCGATTGAAGAAGCTCGTGCAGCTTCCACTATTAGGAGGAATGTAAATGACACACTATAA
- the murC gene encoding UDP-N-acetylmuramate--L-alanine ligase, with protein MTLFHFTGIKGSGMSSLAQILHDAGNKVQGSDIEKYFFTEAPLHDRGITVLPFSADNIQLGMTIIAGNAFKDDHEELVRARELGVEIIRYHVFLGAYMEQFTSIGITGAHGKTSTTGLAAHVLRGHAATSFLIGDGTGSGERAATYFAFEACEYRRHFLAYHPDYMIMTNIDFDHPDYFTGIDDVFSAFQSVALQVKKAIIACGDDEYLQKIQANVPVVYYGFGAENDFEARNVVKDDTGARFDVFVRNEFYANFHVPLFGDHAVLNALAVISLCHYEGIPAATIQDQLTSYKGVKRRFSQTEVEEYILIDDYAHHPTEITATIRSARQKFPDKEVIAIFQPHTFSRTKTFLQEFADSLSLADHVYLCDIFSSARESEGDLSIQDLSDLIPNCQLLTTDSIDVLEKHHEAVHLFMGAGDVQKFQRAFMEKITKQ; from the coding sequence ATGACATTGTTTCATTTTACAGGGATTAAGGGGTCGGGGATGAGTTCGTTAGCCCAGATTTTGCACGATGCGGGGAATAAAGTGCAGGGCTCAGATATTGAAAAATATTTTTTTACAGAAGCCCCATTACATGACCGTGGAATTACCGTTCTACCGTTTTCAGCAGATAACATTCAATTAGGTATGACGATCATTGCAGGAAACGCTTTTAAAGATGACCATGAAGAACTTGTACGAGCACGTGAGCTAGGTGTTGAAATTATTCGTTACCATGTCTTTTTAGGTGCTTATATGGAACAATTCACTTCCATAGGAATAACAGGTGCTCACGGAAAAACCTCCACTACTGGTTTAGCAGCTCATGTCCTCCGTGGTCATGCTGCCACTTCTTTTTTAATAGGTGACGGTACTGGTTCAGGGGAACGTGCTGCAACTTACTTTGCATTTGAAGCTTGTGAATATCGCCGACATTTTTTAGCGTATCATCCTGACTATATGATTATGACCAATATCGATTTCGACCATCCGGATTATTTTACTGGTATTGACGATGTATTTTCTGCATTCCAATCAGTGGCACTCCAAGTGAAAAAGGCAATTATTGCATGTGGAGATGACGAATATTTACAAAAAATTCAAGCGAATGTTCCAGTTGTGTATTATGGTTTTGGAGCAGAAAATGATTTCGAAGCTCGTAATGTCGTAAAGGATGACACTGGTGCACGATTTGACGTGTTTGTAAGAAATGAATTTTATGCAAACTTCCATGTTCCATTATTTGGCGATCATGCCGTTTTAAATGCTTTAGCAGTCATTTCTTTATGTCATTATGAAGGAATACCAGCAGCAACGATTCAAGATCAATTGACAAGCTACAAAGGCGTAAAAAGAAGATTCAGCCAGACGGAAGTAGAAGAGTATATTTTAATCGATGACTATGCTCATCATCCAACAGAAATTACTGCAACGATACGTTCTGCACGGCAAAAATTCCCGGACAAAGAAGTAATTGCGATTTTTCAACCGCATACTTTTTCACGTACAAAAACCTTTTTACAAGAATTTGCAGACAGTCTCTCCTTGGCTGACCATGTGTACTTATGTGATATTTTTAGCTCAGCTCGTGAGAGTGAAGGAGATTTATCGATTCAGGATTTAAGCGATTTAATTCCAAATTGTCAACTTCTAACGACAGATTCAATTGACGTATTAGAAAAACATCACGAAGCAGTACATTTATTTATGGGTGCAGGGGATGTGCAAAAATTCCAACGTGCATTTATGGAAAAAATAACAAAACAATAG
- a CDS encoding HAD family hydrolase produces MKAIIFDMDGTLFQTATILEPALEATFDELRKNNVWDGSTPIELYRSIMGVPLPIVWQHLLPNHSASSRHKADTIFQKKLIELIANGNGALYPHVLDIFRYLEEKDRSIFIASNGLVDYLRAIVQFYKLDQWILETFSIQQIDSLDKGELVKLIKESYSITDAIVVGDRLSDFSAAKENGFPSIGCDFDFAHKEELSQADIIIQDLREIKKFV; encoded by the coding sequence ATGAAAGCAATAATTTTTGATATGGATGGTACTTTATTTCAAACTGCTACCATTTTAGAACCAGCATTAGAAGCTACGTTTGATGAGTTAAGAAAAAATAATGTATGGGATGGTTCAACACCGATTGAATTGTATCGAAGCATTATGGGAGTTCCATTACCAATCGTTTGGCAACACCTTTTACCAAACCATTCAGCGTCAAGTCGACATAAAGCAGATACCATTTTTCAAAAGAAATTAATTGAATTAATTGCAAATGGGAATGGAGCTCTTTACCCACATGTTCTTGATATTTTTCGCTACTTAGAAGAAAAAGATAGATCGATCTTTATCGCTAGCAATGGATTGGTCGATTATTTACGTGCAATCGTTCAATTTTACAAGCTTGATCAATGGATTTTAGAAACTTTTAGTATTCAACAAATTGATTCCCTTGATAAAGGAGAATTAGTGAAATTAATAAAAGAGAGTTACAGCATAACTGACGCAATTGTGGTTGGGGATCGTTTGTCAGATTTTTCAGCTGCAAAAGAGAATGGATTCCCTTCTATCGGCTGTGATTTTGATTTCGCTCATAAAGAAGAATTATCTCAAGCAGATATAATCATTCAAGATTTACGAGAAATAAAAAAATTCGTTTAG
- a CDS encoding DNA translocase FtsK, producing the protein MKLFIQKIGKMIFSDHEEESDHLSTNEIEHTYTKKTPFRFPVLSDDEVEKWKNISIPNDTVIEPTKPNYKSTPEPASVIKNRTKPTLSATKKMYRPTEFISPIHGKNQSTPKPIEELLKAKENQVRSEDSIEHAQPTESHQVDKATIERHHSMIQPNVNTIENNEKSFSITNETKQIPSDSSPNERTALTSNSAKNQSSDVLEKHLATSNVSTISTETTRNHTKGQNAPSIVTAGDSSDSPLKGGEHQSSQETPKETKKSLPFNVMMLSSDKKRLAEKQDVPFAKQMERNHIEVPANHVSTDSSVQGGVTISEETPELSSVNDGVRNNPTRTISEENSTSLEQPVSTNYTSNETDSGHRSPSTHLFPPAHLLNQPLGEVQDLEWMQHQAAQLVEALSYFQVKGEVVQMVQGPAVTQFELKVSQGTKVSKIRNLADDLKLALAARDIRIQAPIPGKSSIGIEIPNRTSRAVNLSEVTNHSTFMNSESPVQAALGLDLTGTPISIDLRKMPHGLIAGATGSGKSVCINSLLVSLLYKASPKDLKLLLIDPKVVELAPFNHIPHLISPVITDVKAATAALKWAVEEMERRYQLFAHSGARDIERYNHLAENNKSYSLKLPYIVIVIDELADLMMMAPSEVEESICRIAQKARACGIHLILATQRPSVDVITGLIKANIPTRIAFSVSSQIDSRTILDTQGAERLLGRGDMLYLGNGMSSPIRIQGTFVTDDEIEQIVEHARAQGEPDYVFVQEELIKRVDSAVDQDELLEEACRFIVEQSSASTSLLQRKFHIGYNRAARLIDSMEEQGFISGQNGSKPREVLISSSDITSFFD; encoded by the coding sequence GTGAAATTATTTATTCAAAAAATTGGAAAGATGATTTTCTCCGATCATGAGGAAGAATCAGACCATTTATCAACAAATGAAATAGAACATACATATACAAAAAAGACACCGTTTCGCTTTCCAGTTTTGTCAGATGATGAAGTGGAAAAATGGAAAAATATTTCCATTCCGAATGACACGGTTATTGAACCTACTAAACCAAATTATAAGAGTACTCCTGAACCAGCATCTGTCATTAAAAATAGAACGAAACCTACTTTGTCAGCGACGAAAAAAATGTATCGTCCAACAGAATTCATTTCACCAATTCATGGTAAAAACCAATCGACTCCAAAGCCAATTGAAGAGTTATTAAAAGCGAAGGAGAACCAAGTACGTTCGGAAGATTCAATCGAACATGCTCAACCTACCGAATCTCATCAAGTAGATAAAGCTACGATCGAACGACATCATTCAATGATTCAACCCAACGTGAATACGATAGAAAATAACGAAAAATCTTTTTCAATCACCAATGAAACGAAACAAATTCCATCTGATTCTTCTCCTAATGAAAGAACAGCATTGACTTCTAATTCGGCGAAAAATCAATCATCAGATGTATTGGAGAAACATTTAGCTACGTCTAATGTTTCAACCATCTCGACCGAAACGACAAGAAACCATACAAAAGGTCAGAATGCACCATCCATTGTAACTGCTGGTGATTCTTCGGATTCACCTTTAAAAGGAGGGGAGCATCAATCTTCTCAGGAAACGCCGAAAGAAACCAAGAAAAGTTTACCGTTTAATGTAATGATGTTGTCATCTGATAAAAAGAGACTAGCTGAAAAGCAAGATGTACCCTTTGCAAAACAAATGGAACGGAATCATATAGAGGTTCCTGCAAATCATGTCTCGACCGATTCGTCTGTTCAAGGTGGGGTAACAATTTCAGAAGAAACACCCGAACTGTCTTCAGTCAACGATGGTGTTAGAAATAATCCTACGCGCACCATTTCTGAAGAAAATTCAACTTCTCTTGAACAACCCGTCTCAACTAACTATACAAGTAATGAGACTGACTCAGGACATCGTTCTCCATCCACTCACTTGTTTCCGCCAGCCCATCTCTTGAACCAGCCTCTTGGCGAAGTGCAAGATTTGGAATGGATGCAACATCAAGCGGCTCAACTAGTGGAAGCACTTTCGTATTTCCAAGTAAAAGGGGAAGTAGTTCAGATGGTGCAAGGACCAGCGGTAACACAATTTGAGTTAAAGGTGTCCCAAGGGACAAAAGTAAGTAAGATTCGTAATTTAGCAGATGATTTAAAATTAGCACTGGCTGCAAGAGATATCCGAATTCAAGCCCCAATTCCAGGGAAAAGTTCAATTGGAATAGAAATTCCAAATCGTACTTCTCGAGCTGTAAATTTATCCGAAGTGACAAATCATTCGACGTTTATGAATTCAGAATCACCTGTTCAAGCTGCACTTGGACTCGATTTAACTGGAACTCCTATTTCAATTGATTTACGTAAAATGCCGCACGGGCTAATTGCTGGAGCTACTGGTTCAGGTAAATCGGTCTGTATTAATTCTTTACTTGTGAGTCTTCTGTACAAAGCGTCGCCAAAGGATTTAAAATTGCTCTTAATTGATCCGAAAGTGGTTGAACTTGCACCGTTTAATCATATTCCGCATTTGATTAGTCCGGTAATAACGGATGTAAAGGCAGCTACTGCTGCACTAAAATGGGCAGTAGAAGAAATGGAGAGACGATATCAGTTATTTGCGCATTCAGGTGCAAGAGATATTGAACGTTATAATCACTTAGCAGAAAACAATAAAAGTTATTCGTTGAAACTACCGTATATTGTCATTGTTATTGATGAGTTGGCAGATTTAATGATGATGGCCCCTTCTGAAGTAGAAGAATCGATTTGCCGTATTGCACAAAAAGCAAGAGCTTGCGGCATTCATTTAATCTTGGCTACTCAACGACCATCCGTCGACGTTATTACTGGATTGATTAAAGCAAATATCCCGACAAGAATTGCATTCTCTGTCTCTTCCCAAATTGATTCACGAACGATATTAGATACGCAAGGAGCTGAAAGACTTCTTGGTAGAGGAGATATGCTTTACCTAGGCAATGGTATGTCTAGCCCAATTCGAATTCAGGGAACATTTGTGACGGATGATGAAATTGAGCAAATAGTTGAACACGCCAGAGCACAAGGTGAACCAGACTATGTCTTCGTACAAGAGGAGTTAATCAAACGCGTAGACTCTGCTGTTGATCAAGATGAGTTGTTAGAAGAAGCTTGTCGCTTCATTGTGGAGCAATCGTCTGCTTCCACTTCTCTATTGCAACGAAAGTTTCATATAGGGTATAATCGAGCAGCTCGATTAATAGATTCGATGGAAGAACAAGGATTCATCTCTGGGCAGAATGGTAGTAAACCACGAGAAGTATTAATCAGCTCTTCCGATATTACTAGTTTTTTTGACTAA
- a CDS encoding DUF1444 family protein — protein MKPLELIEMLKTKLPESTWEYDYNREQNSLKITRRTLKKGITISIGSLIAKYELNADKAIDEVVYLVEQTFLAMEKEQKGIQASLDQVYPIIRSTSFPKVSKGNQEFLTEEHTAETRIFYALDLGNTYRLLDVEMVKQLGWSNDQVKESARFQVKKLPVDTKMDIVSDNVFYFLNHNDGYDASRLLNEKFLEDMSIQIQGDMTLSVPHQDVLIIGDIRNEMGYDILAQMTMHFFTTGKVPITSLSFVYENGELEPIFILAKTKPDKEKDK, from the coding sequence ATGAAACCTCTAGAATTAATCGAAATGCTTAAAACAAAACTTCCCGAATCTACTTGGGAGTATGATTATAACCGCGAACAAAATAGCCTTAAAATAACCAGACGGACGCTTAAAAAAGGCATAACTATTTCCATTGGTTCGTTAATAGCGAAATACGAATTAAACGCCGATAAAGCGATTGATGAAGTTGTCTATTTAGTCGAACAAACGTTTCTAGCTATGGAAAAAGAGCAAAAAGGAATTCAAGCGTCACTAGACCAAGTTTATCCCATCATTCGCTCTACTTCCTTTCCAAAGGTATCCAAAGGAAATCAAGAATTTCTCACCGAAGAGCATACAGCCGAGACGCGCATTTTTTATGCATTAGACTTAGGAAATACGTATCGATTGTTAGATGTTGAAATGGTAAAACAATTAGGATGGTCAAATGATCAAGTGAAAGAATCGGCAAGATTTCAAGTAAAGAAGCTTCCTGTAGACACTAAAATGGATATCGTTTCAGATAATGTTTTTTATTTCTTAAATCACAACGATGGTTATGATGCTAGTCGATTACTAAATGAGAAGTTTTTAGAAGATATGTCCATTCAAATACAAGGTGATATGACCCTATCCGTCCCTCATCAAGATGTGCTGATCATTGGAGATATTCGAAATGAGATGGGTTACGATATTTTAGCGCAAATGACAATGCACTTTTTCACCACTGGAAAAGTTCCTATCACATCTCTCTCATTTGTATATGAAAATGGAGAACTCGAACCGATCTTTATCTTAGCCAAAACGAAACCAGATAAGGAGAAAGACAAATGA